A stretch of the Vigna radiata var. radiata cultivar VC1973A chromosome 7, Vradiata_ver6, whole genome shotgun sequence genome encodes the following:
- the LOC106769108 gene encoding uncharacterized protein LOC106769108 encodes MEESGGEWWCVSAVKMIMESIKIIACNKLVFASIMLLTTLPLSTLLISQSISTHSLTSQIHHLEALARYAPTRFEARHVWRQSRHDALSLLRTKALFCLPSYLLSIAAALSAVHSTRLALHSDTTLSLLSAALRLFATTIFVYAILFAFSPIPRFLAALASSKAAKILLLATGSALEIYLMAVMSVALVVSVAEERFGWDAIRVGSALMKGSRACGWALSCLFVLGSSLIRSKVEGLMEAKDWIRVEDKADVIVGYSLLVLWSYVIMTVFYCYCRKRHPIREPQQEDLQLSVINLEEMLV; translated from the exons ATGGAGGAATCGGGTGGCGAGTGGTGGTGTGTTTCGGCAGTGAAGATGATAATGGAGTCGATAAAGATTATAGCCTGCAACAAACTGGTGTTCGCATCAATAATGCTTCTCACCACCCTCCCTCTCTCCACGCTTCTAATTTCCCAATCCATCTCCACCCACTCCCTCACCTCGCAAATTCACCATCTCGAGGCCCTCGCACGCTACGCCCCCACACGCTTCGAGGCCCGACATGTCTGGCGCCAGTCCCGCCACGACGCACTTTCCCTCCTCCGTACCAAGGCCCTCTTCTGCCTCCCCTCCTACCTTCTCTCCATCGCCGCAGCTCTCTCCGCCGTCCACTCCACCCGCCTAGCCCTCCACTCCGACACCACTCTCTCCCTCCTCTCCGCGGCCCTCCGCCTCTTCGCCACCACCATCTTCGTCTACGCCATCCTCTTCGCCTTCTCCCCCATCCCGCGCTTCCTCGCTGCCCTCGCCTCCTCCAAGGCCGCCAAGATCCTCCTCCTCGCCACCGGCTCCGCCCTCGAGATTTACCTCATGGCCGTCATGAGCGTCGCTCTCGTGGTCTCCGTCGCCGAAGAGAGGTTCGGCTGGGACGCCATTCGGGTCGGATCCGCTTTGATGAAGGGTAGCCGGGCATGCGGGTGGGCCCTGTCGTGTCTGTTCGTATTGGGGTCGAGCCTGATCAGGTCGAAGGTGGAGGGGTTGATGGAGGCGAAGGATTGGATCAGGGTTGAGGATAAAGCCGATGTGATAGTTGGTTACAGTTTGTTAGTGCTGTGGAGTTACGTGATTATGACCGTCTTTTACTGTTACTGTAGAAAACGCCATCCAATCAGGGAACCCCAACAAGAGGATCTGCAACTATCTGTAAT TAATCTTGAGGAGATGCTGGTATAA
- the LOC106769109 gene encoding RING-H2 finger protein ATL56 — translation MPPPTHHPQPQPQPKPNPNFLSLFLKPIIMLLLTSLFFLFIGFAAFLLLHLFLLGGAFHRLRFRPSAAAASSSNGLLPREINKLPRFRLSHGSQMLADTHCVVCLDAFRSGQWCRKLAACGHVFHRRCVDTWLLKVAACPTCRTSVRFNAGPPVQDSALGSTFAQFRACETDSSVVTPL, via the coding sequence ATGCCTCCTCCCACGCACCACCCCCAACCCCAACCCCAACCAAAACCTAATCCcaactttctttctctcttcctcaAACCTATCATTATGCTTCTTCTCACCtccctcttcttcctcttcattgGCTTCGCCGCCTTTCTCCTCCTCCACCTCTTCCTCCTTGGCGGTGCCTTCCACCGCCTTCGCTTCCGCCCCTCCGCCGCCGCTGCCTCCTCTTCCAACGGCCTCCTTCCTCGTGAAATCAACAAGCTTCCTCGCTTCCGCCTCTCCCACGGATCCCAAATGCTAGCCGACACCCACTGCGTTGTCTGTTTAGACGCCTTTCGCAGCGGCCAGTGGTGCCGGAAACTCGCCGCCTGCGGTCACGTCTTTCACCGCAGGTGCGTCGACACGTGGCTCCTCAAAGTCGCCGCATGCCCCACGTGCCGTACATCCGTGCGATTTAATGCCGGGCCTCCGGTACAAGACTCAGCACTAGGTTCTACTTTTGCCCAGTTTCGAGCCTGCGAAACTGACTCCAGTGTTGTCACCCCTTTATAG